A genomic stretch from Physeter macrocephalus isolate SW-GA chromosome 12, ASM283717v5, whole genome shotgun sequence includes:
- the FNDC4 gene encoding fibronectin type III domain-containing protein 4, which produces MPQCLPADSVGTMASLMPLSPYLSPTVLLLVSCDLGFVRADRPPSPVNVTVTHLRANSATVSWDVPEGNIVIGYSISQQRQNGPGQRVIREVNTTTRACALWGLAEDSDYTVQVRSIGLRGESPPGPRVHFRTLKGSDRLPSNSSSPGDITVEGLDGERPLQTGEVAIIVVVLLMWAAVIGLFCRQYDIIKDNDSNNNPKEKGKGPEQSPQGRPVGTRQKNSPSINTIDV; this is translated from the exons ATGCCCCAGTGCCTCCCAGCGGACTCGGTGGGGACCATGGCTTCGCTAATGCCCCTCTCCCCATATCTAAGCCCCACTGTCCTCCTGCTGGTCAGTTGTGACCTGGGCTTTGTACGAGCAG ACCGGCCTCCCTCTCCTGTGAATGTGACCGTCACTCACCTCCGAGCCAACTCGGCCACTGTGTCTTGGGACGTCCCAGAAGGCAACATCGTCATTGGCTACTCCATTTCCCAGCAA CGGCAGAATGGACCGGGGCAACGTGTGATCCGGGAGGTGAACACCACCACTCGGGCCTGTGCCCTCTGGGGCCTGGCTGAAGACAGTGACTACACAGTGCAGGTCAGGAGCATTGGCCTTCGGGGAGAAAGCCCCCCGGGGCCGCGGGTGCACTTCCGAACTCTCAAGGGTTCTGACCGGCTACCCTCAAACAGCTCGAGCCCAG GCGACATCACAGTGGAGGGTCTGGATGGAGAGCGACCTCTGCAGACAGGGGAAGTGGCCATCATTGTGGTGGTGTTGCTCATGTGGGCTG CTGTAATTGGGCTATTCTGCCGTCAGTATGACATCATCAAGGACAATGACTCCAACAATAACcccaaggagaaggggaagggaccGGAACAGAGTCCTCAGGGAAGGCCAGTGGGGACAAGACAG AAAAACTCGCCATCCATCAACACCATTGACGTATGA